The genomic DNA ATGAAAAGGAataactattgttctgaatcaaaaataaaaaacctTTTTTGTCTAAACAAGAAACTGAAATAATGTTTCTACAAAttgcaggcacgtaaaaacagttatctagttctaaaataaGCCCAGTGGTAAACGATgaataataagtccctacagttAAAATAACAACCTTTGCTACGGTCTTCGCTAGTTGTGGTTGAAGCAAATCTGGTTTAACAAATTATGCAAAACTATACTCCTCCCtctattttttaatatatgatCGTATGACACATATTTCGGAGATTTGATCAAAtagttaaaatattttttttgaattttttttgtgaataaaagttttgatcatatacttttattcaaaaagtaatttcttaaaataataattttaattatttggttattcCTTCTAAAAGTCATGTATTAAAAAACATAGTCATTAGCGCGCTTCTGACAAAAAAAAGAATTTTCATGTGCACGGCTGCAAATTGAAGGAGGCGACTCAAGTCCATTTTTCTTTTTTAATAAGTTCAGCCAGGTCAAATTTTATAATGGAACAAAGAACACGTTTAACTCTGTTCAATAAAAATTGAGTCAAACACAAATATGGTCGTGGTCAAGCCCCACCTAACTGTTTACTAAATTCATATACTTCTTTCGTCCTCTTTATTTACAGTCTCCTTCGTAGGATGTCCATTCATTTTTTATATTTCAAAACTTATCAAAAATCGGTTAATGGGTCCCCAACATTTCCGCACTTTTTCTCCATTTTCACATTATTTTTACCCGACTATCTCTTTTTATACGTTAAAAATCAATGGTTCCCACCGCTTCACCCACTCTTGTTTCTCTTTTTCTctactttatacatatttatTAATCTTCGTGTCCAATTTACTTCAATTTAATTACCTAATTGGCATGACTTTCCATATATTGAAAGTCTTTTAATTGGACAAAGTTATAGATGTTGTTTACTCAATAAAATATGTATggtctaaaaatatttttacatGGGTTGTAATTTCTAGTAAAtgattataataattatttatcttttatatttttttgtgAATAAGTTCGATAATTAAAAAAATTGTGCATTGCCTAGATGTAGAGGTTGTTTGTTCAGTTTAGATTTAAAATAATTGATAATAGTttattgatttttaaaaaaatgttgtTTTGATTTAAATATTTTTGGATTTTAACATAGTTAATAAAATATTGTGCAGAGTATTTGATAACGTAATAGAGTTTTTCAGGAAATTCTTTAAAATCCATTCATTTTACAAAATCtcaacaaaataaaaatattttatcaaatcCATTCAAATACACCAATTTATCAAATAAAAAAGTTCATAAACTTTTTAATACtatcatattttaataaaattttcaaattcaaacttaataagacaaaattttaatattttttttaaatctaaaTTGAATATACTCGAATTTTACTGAACTTTTGACAATATTTATTGACTATCAaaaaactttttaaaaaaataaatatccttgaatttcaagaataaaaaaataaataaattaaaatctaGATTAAATACAAaacatcttatgttattctttCTAAGATTCTTACTTATTGGTAGAAAATTATGtcaaataaatgaatattcaGTCTTTTTAAACTTTTCTTTATTTGcgaaaaattatattaaataaatgaTTAACTATGGATCGAGAAAGATTCATTTTTATATATTCCTACGAAATATCGAGGGCAACTTTTAGAAACAGGGTCGATTTAGATTATCAAAATTGTCAAATCATTaacaatattattattatttctgtTTCACTCATTTTTTCACAATTTTTTTGTCATAATTCACACGTATTTTAAAACTATtgtataaaatataatttcatacttttttaaaaaaatctttttatataaaaataaaaatattaaaaaaaccaaatttaaaaaatatagaaaattataaaaatcttaaaatacgtgtcgagCCACCGTCCTCCAAAATAAAGAATTCGGTGGAACGAAAGGAGTAACATGCTATTTTATCTTTCTTAGCAATACCTAATACCGATTTGCAGAAAATATAACGATAATGATGGCAATGGGTCGGTATGGTTGGTTTGACAAAAATCAATACGTATCAAATAATTTTTGTGAAAACCAAATCCAAACCGGATGGAATccaaaaatcaaaaattaaatcGAATCGATGGTTTTTGGTCGGTCAGATTTGAACCAAAATctgaaaattatatttaaaatatcaaattaaatatttaaataaattcatTAAAAAGACTTTTGTCtaaaaaatatatacaaaaaATCAATATAAATATTTAGAAAAATCATTAACAGTTCGAAATTTAAATACCCCCAAATTATTATAAACATAATAAAAGACACACACGTGATTTAATTTAGAAATTTCATCAATGATTCATAAttaagaaaaaggaaaaagaatcAATATatttaaaaaggaatataaatgctaaattaaataaataactttAAAATGATATTAAGAGAAATAAATAGTTGCTTATTAGTCATACTAATTATTTTAGTTGGTTATATATCTCATTATACATGAGTTTCAATACAAtttatgtggcgccccaaaacccggggtcaggagtctcggaagccacgccatctaaactcacacaactcacactacaatatgtaaatactcacgcttcacgaccccacacttaacactcacacacttacaggttattgtcttggaaacgaatcatcattactagagaaattttattacaatccaaatataattagtcttaccggggagggacctttaggtaaggttagtccgccggccaaatatacgtttcttatttcttatcttacataaaccatacttataaataagccgaactataaacaactgaagactaatccagcttattctgtctacctgaggtacaaaaccaaacaatctacggaacagctggccatttcctacccgtttcatggctgtggttctcatggtaggcatcttgattcactattgtgttgtgtcaatttaagaaaacaagtgtgagttATAAtactcagcataataatgtacagtatgaaaatgactgtttgaaatcatcatatattatatatatgttttattcgaaaatagatTTCTTGGTGTCACACACCTTCTTAAGAAAACAATTCTTAAAAGGGGTTTttaataacctgcgaataccttaatggtaatcccaacacctaggcttgggttacggtattgcatttcaattccaattggaagaatttggatatttactggagccaccacatacgatgatgagtcgtactacggaaatagtaaccttttctactagtaaaaggacgaaaccgtcatctctcgtgtatcaccctggccgcattcgggctacatGTCCCgttttcgggtatacacatacttcacaagttcctgagtacacagagtaccttcgcctgcggtacctttggtagcccatctagaacacatagtaccagagtctacccatcccttgtcctttaaaagaattctatcaatctcgagaactcgaaccacatcgaagttccccaagcgttttgcttattgatagaaatagtttatctctttaagatataagtgtatatatatgtatatacgtacttcctagaatttcggaggaagtactaaggatgtgagttgaccgttgtcaacagataattaataaggggaaaagtttcttctcgaaactgtatattcaatataataataagccgggataatattctccgacgatctgaaattattcgaataatatttctaaatcagaaagtatgttttatatcaggatctatgatctttaaatcaataacaatcctttaataaataataattaattaaataatagtctataattaattaaatgataattgatattaatcatacctcgaatgagtttactctctaaaagattaaataatattcctcaactagtttgtgtttacataattaataatctataatgattaatcgggtttgaataaataaacgttgaagtatactactcctataataagggaatacgtatataatatttattatccgaatcaataaaatatagttgagggaatatgctcgttgggaaatcgttttaaaagttcgaggtgttttaatgtttcgtaaatggacgatgagtccctttaaaacgtactattatggacttatacccgtcctataatatctccggaatgatttccgggttttatcttaaatcccgatcgaccctcggtcttatataatatggCACGCTTAAAGCAAAATaacattttacgatatatacttattGTACAACATCACTATATTCTGTGAAAATTCAACAATTACgcatcatggcaaacatggtatttaagcgatgatagtaaaacaatcctttcacaacacaacagtaaaaatggagttgggtttgtaaacttgcctgggtatctcgaggtggaggatgctctaagTTCCGCTCgtaaatctataaccataaacatatttcatttcgttaggttccgtcctaatttacggtaactcgcactcatgtgctactcattatacaccctctcaactcatactacccttaacatttcttttaagtcataatcactttatggtcacttcattttcctaagtatcttgagttcattctcattatagttgtcggctccgcttaaagattcttacggtttctactcgcgcggtctcggctccgacatttttataaaattgagaaatcattattttcacttgaaatttttacgacagttaggaaactcaatatgttactctctttaaaaatttcatgatttatgaatacttttaagtctatcctttatattttcaaaattcgtaattcgtagcagtttttgtcgcgtaaatcacttttcCAAAAaagaccataacttttgatccgtaaatcgaaatcaagtgattcaagcgcctaaacgatccttataaaattgtctatcctaaacaaaggttatttttcaagaatatacagtttaaaacttcgggactttctgcagaacttaaagttacggtttgttggttttaacgaagttacggttacgatcggggtttcgtttacgccttaactatcaacacaaccaccaacaatcatcatatcatcatcaacacacaaactcctctcaagaacatcatgttcttgagacaacaacaaccaaccttaaatctacttaacttaatcatcaagatttcatcaataacacttagtaagctaggtttactaacacctactaaatggatcttaaaaatgaaccttaaataaagttaggccaaagatttttaccttgcttgaaagcttgagatgtgttcttgaggatggtggagacTCGAAAGTGCTTGGTATAATTTTTAGAActtaaaaccaccattgaaatcaagaaaccaaagagaggttactattcacactattcactagtgagtttcttaaatttatttcacccattaaaccttgataaaaagagatgaaatatttttcttaccttagtttagttgctaggaggcttggaaattaattgggtgattttacaagaactagagcttggagttttgaattccaattccttcttttcttcaaaatagccgaatggaagaaaaaatgggtgggggtatttatagcacttggttgcttctcttggatgcttggatggttgcttcttggaaggtgacttgatatctttgcaacttgattttattcttcctaggatatCATTCTAGATTTattccttgttgccaaatccatggacatatctttgtagcttgctagcttacaagctaaactacaaggttagcttcttagcacactatttgctagctagcttggtcatcctatggttagctcactatttgatgaagtaaccatggttacttccttaccatggtttagttagtgcgttacgtttaattaatcgtttacgcattCGCTCGGTCACTTAAAagttctccgtaatacttactcgtaagtggttcgcaatgaaattcctttcgtatttattccttatatttttatttatcctacttgaatataaatccgtaggattttagtctcgtaattatattgtgattcctgtaatcctcgataagtcgtaattacAGTCGTTTTTCAAaattcgttttcttcgaaaactaatagcgtttacatacactcatttggtacgtatagtcgtaatatcaattctgaaactcattttctcatgcactacatagagtgagctcaaaagtttttcccgtctatcagagttactattcattaaacgttttataaggtctcaaaaattcgagtaaTTACAATTGGGGTTATCTTTTTTATCAATCTAACTAACTCTTTATTTACTTGAGCTATTTTATATTTAGCTATTTTATATTTAGTTACTGAATTAAAATGAGTTATCAAATaaacatttatcaattatataaatttataatttatatataatgaaattatattaaattcaatATATCAAATTTCGTCGATTTATGATTTGTTTTTTTCAATTTCGGATATTTGGGTCGGGTTTTGGTTGAGGGATGACCTAAAAACTAAAACTGaaccaaattcaactaatttttgaaaataaaaataaagccGCAACCGAACCGTAAAAATCGGATTCAGTAAAACTCGTAAAAATCGGATTCAGTAAAACTCGCCGATGCCGATTTCGTCACATAAATAAATTTTTGGTCATCCCTGTATAATAATAAATGCATATGGACTCTTTTTTAAAAATTTACTCGTTCACAGGAAATGAACAAACAAGTAATTAACAATCGCTATATTTCAACAAAATAATTAGAAGTGCAAGACTCAATTTGCAGCAGGTTATATAGTATCTTGTAAACCAGTATCTCCCACGAGGCCACGGCACATCCTGGGTAGATTCCCTGGAACCTGGTTTTTTCCCTATCCCCCCTCCCATTCCCAATCCTATAAATTCAAACACAATTTGCAAATGCAGACCTACTCTTCTTATATTATAACCAAACTACCCCAAAACATTTTCAATTCCAATTCTCTTTACATTACATAAAAATACATTTGCCCCCTTTTTTTATATCAATTTCAAAAGCCTTTATCTTTACCTTCTTTTCTTCTATACGTATTACATTTTAATTCAATCTTAATTCATTCTCTACAATTCAGTTGCATAAACATTCAATCTTTATTCAAACCCTTAATTTAGTTCCATAAATATTCAATCTTTATTCATAATTTATATTTTGCTTCCGTAAAGATTGGAATTTCTTCATTTTTTTACCACTGAGTTCAATAAAGATTCAATTTTTGTTTATAATCTACACTTTAATTCTATAAAGATTCAATTTTTGTTGATATGGCTCTTGCCCCCCTTCAATTTATTGGGTCTAACAAGCCAAATGTTGATTCTTGTCAAATGGTGTCTTCACCATCACCAGTAATTTTAACCCAAGATGAATTAAAGAAAATTGCAGCTTACAAAGCTGTCGAATTTGTCGAATCGGGTATGGTTTTGGGTTTGGGTACCGGGTCAACTGCTTGTCATGCTGTGGCCCGAATTGGGGAGCTATTGCAACAAGGCAAGCTTAAGAACATTGTGGGAGTACCCACTTCAAAAAAGACCCATGAGCAAGCAATTTCTGCTGGCATTCCATTGTCTGATCTAGATACGTATCCGATTCTTGATCTTGCGATAGATGGGGCGGATGAGGTTGACCCGTATTTGAATTTGGTTAAGGGGAGAGGCGGGTCTTTGTTGAGAGAAAAAATGGTGGAAAGTGCTTGCAAGAAATTTGTAGTGATTGTTGATGAGACAAAGTTAGTTAAGCATTTGGGAGGAAGTGGGCTTGCAATGCCGGTTGAGATTGTGCCTTTTTGTTGGAAATTTATGGCTGAGAGGCTTAGAATGATGTTTATGGATGCAGGTTGTGTTGCTAAGCTGAggaggtttagtgaaaatgggGAACCTTTTGCGACGGATAATGGGAATTATATTATTGATTTGTATTTTGAGAAGGATATCGGGGATTTGAAGGTTGCAAGTGATGAAATTTTGAGACTTGCTGGTGTTGTTGAGCATGGAATGTTCTTAGATATGGCTACTACGTTGATCGTTGCAGGTGAGCTTGGTGTTACAGTTAAGAATAAGTAGCTTGAGGTTTAGTGGATTAAATTGATTTAGCTAATGTATAGAAAATCTGGGGGAAGGGGTCAGTGAAATGCTTATGAAATTTGTGGTATGATTAGCAATTGTTTTTATCAGTTAGATTCTTGGATGTGTAAATTGTGATTGGGGTCATTTGCCTCAAGTTCGCAAGTCCTTGAGACCATATAGTAGTAACTCCTTAAATTTAATAAGTTTTGTCACAAAGTATTGGCACTTGTGCTTTAACTAACTCTATGGCCATATTTGTTTCGTGAGATTATAATCCAGTGATAATAATCCAGGGATAATTAATCCTATCAAAATTAGTCCTACGGATTAAATAATTCTATCCTAAATTTGTTTGAAAGGATTAAGTATATGATTCAAATATAATCCTTTAAAATTTTATCCTATGTTTGTTTTGTGGGATAGTACTTGGGATTTGAATATAgtcctttaaattttccaatcctATGTTTGTTTCATATGAGATAACAATGAGGGGAttataatcttttaaaaaatGACTCGTAGGAGGGGATAAAATAATACCTCCTCCCACTAAGCATTAGATGGGATTATAATCCTATCCTCTGCTCCAACAAAACAAACATGGGATAAGATAATTTAAATGATTATAATCCTTGGATAACCCTTCACTAATTTTTTATAAAACAAACATgggattggaaaatttaaaggacTATAATCATATCCCCTACTtaataccattaaacaaacaTGGCCTATAATAGGCCATGTTTGTTTCATGGGATTATAATCCCGGGATAATAATCCGGGGATAACTAATCCCATCAAAATTAGTCTTATGGATTAAATAATCATATCCTAAGTTTGTTTGAAAGGATTAAGTGTATGATTGGAATATAATCCTTTAAAACTTTATGCTATGTTTGTTTTGTGGGATAGTACTTGAGATTGAAATATAgtcctttaaattttccaatcctATGTTTGTTTCATATGGGATAATAATGAGGGGATTATAACCTTTTAAAAAATGACTTGTAGGAGGGGATAAAACAATATCTCCTCCCACCAAACATTAGATGGGATTATAATTCTATCCTCTACTCCAACAAAACAAACATGGGATAGGataatttaaaggattataatccttAGATAATCCTTCACTAATTTTTTACAAAACAAATATGGGATTCGAAAATTTAAAGGACTATAATTTTATCCCCTACTtaataccattaaacaaacaTGGCCTAGAGTATACAATTATTATGATCATAATTCTGTTATGGCGATGACTATATATCTCTCATTGAGTGCCTTGTAAGATCATGCTTGACTTGTCAAACCGTTCCATGCCTTCTATTGTCTATTCATTTAAACATACTGGTCATAGCGTTGTGTATTCATTTAAAGATGTTGCGCATGGCATTGATAATTTTCTCTAGCACAAAGTGGCAATGTCTCTTGCTCTTTACAATGCAGCTGGTGTGGTATTTCATTTCATTTGAAGCAGGAAATTATGGCAACAGGTGGCATGGTAGTGTTAAGACGGGCGGAGATTGGTTATTCTAGCCATATGATCTCTTGAGCAGGATATGACATTTTGCAAGACGTCTATTCAGCTTCTGTAATAATTTTAATGGAAGTTGTATATTGAGCACACTGAGCTAGCCAATTGTTACACACTTGTAGTTGTAAACTCTTGCACCTATCCAGGGCCTGTATGAGACTTGCTTGTTTCTTTGTTACCCTGCCAGCCTTGGCCAATGTAGTTCAAGTTTTCTTTGCCACTGCAACACGGTAGTGGTTTAGTTGCAAACTCTTTTTGTTCTCGTGGAATACAAATGGTGCAGTAACTGGAAATGAACATTTTGAATGAAATACACTCAATTTGTTTACAGAACAAGTGTCATTTTAATGTCAAAACACAGTTTATAGTGTGCCTTTTTTGTTTGTTTCGATGGATGATGGATCTGAAGAGCAGATTAAAAAGTTATGATGAGATGATATGCAGCTATATAGCTACTTGGCTCCAGCCTAAGACAACCTTGATGTAGTAATTGTAAATGCCATCTGGACGAAAGTGCTATTGATTCTACATCGTAGAATAATTGTAATACCATAAATTAAAAAGAATAAGTAAAACGAGGGGTTATATATCTTAGCTTGTTAAACTCTGCTAAGATATTACACTGCTTTCTTACTGTGTGTGAAGTGGTGATCATTACAACCGAGTCGGATGTGTACAATTCTACAGACATAAACTGGGAAAAGGTAGAGGGATATTTTAGCTTGATATTACAATGGAGAGGGGCATCTACAAATTCTATATACAATTTTACAAGTATGGTATAAAAGAATCTACATAAACATATTATAGGACTTGTTCATAAAAAAAGTCCTTGGACCACAACGAGGACGTGACCGAGTTGGAGCACCGCTTTCATGGCAGCCTTTAGTGTAAGTACCAACTTTTCAAAGTCAGTTTGTTGCTTAAGATCGCAGCAATAAAAAATCCATTAGGGAACTTGAATGCTTTGGGATGGATTCTGCAAATTCACTGCACCATCAGCGGCTTCATCATCAGATGACACCAAGGATACACTGGTAACCTGCCAAAGCTCATTTCATTTAGAATACATAAAAAATGGTACAGTTATCACTTGATATATAGATTCGTCTTTTGTTAGTAGGCGAGGAAGGTGTTATTTTACAAAATCTGAATATATAGATTTTGGTAAGAACACGGGAAGGGGGAGTTCGAATTCGATCCATTAACCTTATGCCACTGGAGGAAGAGCCTTGTGACTAGCCTATTGATATATCCCCTACCGATTCATCTTACTCTGTTGTGATTATTGAGAACGTCGGACCTTGGTAGATAATTAAAAGGCCAGTACATTTTAAAGTGCTTCAAATATTTTAACCTGCTACAAAATGGCAAAGTACCTCGTCTGGTTGTCGACGACTATATAGAGCAGTCACAGCTCTCAGTATAAGGTAGACTGGAACTGTAATTCCTAAAGTTTGTAGTAGTAACTGAAACCAAAAATCGACAAAAAGTTAATGTTCCGAAAAACTAGCCTAACTTAATTGCTAACTCTTAGAGCTAGTTTATCTCACCAATAACAATGAAACGTAATCATCTAATCCGGTGGCAAAGATGGGTAGAGTATGTCTTAAAATTAAAAGAGCCATGAACTGCATAAGAAGAGAAATTAAAAATAGATCAGAATGTTAATAGTGGATGAGGGACTTAAACTGCGTGGATTAAATTAAAACTGTTATTCATAATCTTTTAAAGTTTTCTAATGAGATTATTTGAAACAAACATCTAGGAGAAAGTATCTTTAACCATTTAGCATCCCCAAAATCTGGGCAACGGGTTCATATTGAATCGTCTGTGAGATATGAAATCGTTCACAGAATAAGTTGAAAATTTCCCTCCATCATAATTTTGATCTGATCTGCCAATTTCACATTGCCTCATTTGATGATTATTTCTCCCTAAGGTAATTGACCCGTCATACAAACTACAttttataaatatgaatttcCAAGAAACTGACAATGTATGGAAACGTGCCCCTCGCGCTTCATTAAGGTGAGAAGAGAGACTTACAATTGCAACAAGTGAACGAAAGCACACCACACGTCTTGAAGTTGAATCTGAATAGTCATCATATGTAGGACCTATATGATTACGGTCAGTTGAAACCATTGCAACCAAACGAGGATTATTCAGGCCGTGCCTGCTAATTTGCCAGCTACCCCTGGCAAACAAAACACACAGAGTGTTTCTTAAAGTTCCTGGTGCAATTGTAGAGATCGCCAATTTAATTAGGGAATGAAGAATAGAATAAAGAATAGAATAACGTACCTCAAATTCATCGGAATGCCCCCAAATCTAAATAGAGGAGGTGGTGCTGTATAGTTGGGCCTGAATTGCTGATGTACCATGAATATCAATAGTTAGGGTATCTACAACTGTACAGGTAATGGTTAAAACGATGATTTAAATTCCATACCTGATGACATATTTCACATTTAGTGTTACCCTTCTCATTACACCACTTCTGTACACATCTGCGATGAGCATACTACAAAAATAAAACATGCACGATTGTTGAAGTTGTCAATCACGATCCTTATGCATGCACATGTAGATCAAGGAATTGAACTAAGCAAGAAACAATTAACATTTTTTAAAGTAAACTTAATTTATCCTTTTTGTAAGAAAGCTGAGGCAGTTTGAGGTGATTCATCAGTCATAAAAAGCAAAAAAATGCTGGAGATCACTTTTTAATAGTTGAGTTGGCATATGTAAGTTCTCGATGAGAACTCAGTAAAGTTTGGCATTTCAGGGATGTTGACAAGGCAATGTAACAAAACTTTACTGATGAAATGATGATCAATAGTTTTTGAGAACCGA from Apium graveolens cultivar Ventura chromosome 5, ASM990537v1, whole genome shotgun sequence includes the following:
- the LOC141661631 gene encoding uncharacterized protein LOC141661631 isoform X2; this encodes MGDHFVLLDRLLTESTLEATIESMNPSKQLVPADTDDVMIDCSSLSDSENESSPRKVVECRICQDEDFDSKMETPCSCCGSLKYAHRRCVQKWCNEKGNTKCEICHQQFRPNYTAPPPLFRFGGIPMNLRGSWQISRHGLNNPRLVAMVSTDRNHIGPTYDDYSDSTSRRVVCFRSLVAIFMALLILRHTLPIFATGLDDYVSLLLLLLQTLGITVPVYLILRAVTALYSRRQPDEVTSVSLVSSDDEAADGAVNLQNPSQSIQVP
- the LOC141724902 gene encoding putative ribose-5-phosphate isomerase 2; amino-acid sequence: MALAPLQFIGSNKPNVDSCQMVSSPSPVILTQDELKKIAAYKAVEFVESGMVLGLGTGSTACHAVARIGELLQQGKLKNIVGVPTSKKTHEQAISAGIPLSDLDTYPILDLAIDGADEVDPYLNLVKGRGGSLLREKMVESACKKFVVIVDETKLVKHLGGSGLAMPVEIVPFCWKFMAERLRMMFMDAGCVAKLRRFSENGEPFATDNGNYIIDLYFEKDIGDLKVASDEILRLAGVVEHGMFLDMATTLIVAGELGVTVKNK
- the LOC141661631 gene encoding uncharacterized protein LOC141661631 isoform X1, which gives rise to MVEDGGFIDCTVIFCRCYLNMGDHFVLLDRLLTESTLEATIESMNPSKQLVPADTDDVMIDCSSLSDSENESSPRKVVECRICQDEDFDSKMETPCSCCGSLKYAHRRCVQKWCNEKGNTKCEICHQQFRPNYTAPPPLFRFGGIPMNLRGSWQISRHGLNNPRLVAMVSTDRNHIGPTYDDYSDSTSRRVVCFRSLVAIFMALLILRHTLPIFATGLDDYVSLLLLLLQTLGITVPVYLILRAVTALYSRRQPDEVTSVSLVSSDDEAADGAVNLQNPSQSIQVP